A DNA window from Mus caroli chromosome 8, CAROLI_EIJ_v1.1, whole genome shotgun sequence contains the following coding sequences:
- the Cotl1 gene encoding coactosin-like protein, with product MATKIDKEACRAAYNLVRDDGSAVIWVTFRYDGATIVPGDQGADYQHFIQQCTDDVRLFAFVRFTTGDAMSKRSKFALITWIGEDVSGLQRAKTGTDKTLVKEVVQNFAKEFVISDRKELEEDFIRSELKKAGGANYDAQSE from the exons ATGGCCACGAAGATCGACAAGGAGGCGTGTCGCGCGGCGTATAACTTAGTGCGGGACGACGGCTCGGCGGTCATCTG GGTGACTTTCAGATACGACGGCGCCACCATTGTCCCCGGCGATCAGGGAGCAGATTACCAGCACTTCATCCAGCAGTGCACAG ATGATGTCCGGCTGTTCGCCTTTGTGCGCTTCACCACCGGCGATGCCATGAGCAAAAGATCCAAGTTTGCCCTCATCACATGGATCGGGGAGGACGTGAGCGGACTGCAGCGTGCCAAGACGGGGACCGACAAGACGCTGGTGAAGGAGGTGGTCCAG AATTTTGCAAAGGAGTTTGTGATCAGCGACcggaaggagctagaggaagacTTCATCAGGAGCGAGCTGAAGAAGGCTGGGGGGGCCAATTACGACGCTCAGTCAGAGTAG